In Paenibacillus kyungheensis, the following are encoded in one genomic region:
- the tgt gene encoding tRNA guanosine(34) transglycosylase Tgt has protein sequence MAGPITYEHIKTCKQSGARLGRVHTPHGVIETPAFMPVGTQATVKTMSPEELKQMDAHIILSNTYHLFLRPGHDLIRDAGGLHKFMNWDRPILTDSGGFQVFSLSDMRKISEEGVHFKSHLNGDKLFLSPEIAMDIQNSLGSDIMMAFDECPPYPAEYEYVKKSLERTTRWAERCLESHGRPHDQGLFAIVQGGMHEDLRKQSALDLTSMDFPGYAIGGLSVGEPKDLMYQALDFTIPFLPHNKPRYLMGVGSPDALIEGSIRGVDMFDCVLPTRIARNGTTMTSEGRVVVRNAKYARDFGPLDPNCDCYTCRNYSRAYLRHLIKADETFGLRLTTYHNLHFLLNLMKNVRQAIMDDRLLDFKEEFFTQYGLHDNDKGF, from the coding sequence ATGGCTGGACCTATTACGTACGAACATATCAAAACTTGTAAGCAATCAGGAGCACGTCTTGGACGTGTTCATACTCCGCATGGAGTTATTGAAACACCTGCTTTTATGCCTGTAGGTACACAAGCAACAGTCAAAACTATGAGTCCAGAAGAATTAAAACAGATGGATGCGCATATTATTTTGAGTAATACGTATCATTTGTTTCTTCGTCCAGGACATGATTTGATTCGTGATGCTGGTGGGTTACACAAATTTATGAACTGGGATCGCCCAATTTTGACAGACAGCGGTGGATTCCAAGTATTTAGCCTGAGCGATATGCGTAAAATTAGTGAAGAAGGCGTTCATTTTAAATCGCATTTGAATGGAGATAAGTTGTTTTTATCTCCTGAAATTGCAATGGATATTCAAAATTCATTAGGTTCGGATATTATGATGGCATTTGATGAATGTCCTCCATATCCTGCTGAATATGAATATGTGAAAAAGTCACTTGAACGTACGACTCGTTGGGCAGAACGTTGCCTTGAAAGTCATGGTCGTCCACATGATCAAGGGCTGTTTGCAATCGTTCAAGGTGGGATGCATGAAGATCTACGTAAACAAAGTGCACTTGATTTGACTTCGATGGATTTTCCGGGGTATGCTATTGGTGGACTGAGTGTAGGTGAGCCTAAAGACTTGATGTATCAAGCTTTGGATTTCACTATACCGTTTCTTCCGCACAATAAGCCACGTTATCTCATGGGTGTAGGTTCGCCTGATGCTTTGATCGAAGGATCGATTCGTGGAGTAGATATGTTCGATTGTGTGTTGCCTACAAGGATTGCACGCAATGGTACAACCATGACTAGTGAAGGACGCGTAGTGGTGCGTAATGCAAAATATGCACGTGATTTTGGACCACTTGATCCGAACTGTGATTGTTATACGTGTCGGAATTATTCCCGTGCCTATCTGCGTCACCTCATCAAAGCAGACGAGACATTTGGTCTACGATTGACCACTTATCACAATCTGCATTTCTTATTGAATCTGATGAAAAATGTACGTCAAGCGATTATGGATGATCGTCTTCTCGACTTCAAAGAAGAGTTCTTCACGCAATATGGACTACATGATAATGATAAAGGGTTCTAA
- a CDS encoding ArsB/NhaD family transporter: MQPTALMSSWQPVAAIVIFLIIYAVWMTDRISRALVALAGALIFLVIGIVHWQDAYMMHIQWNTIFLWIGMMLIAAVMNRSGLIPYAAIYSLKWTKGGPVRVMLLLTCLTAIGSALLDSVTMVLLIVPVTFVITRKLELNPVPFLIAEILVSNLGGAATLIGHPVNIWIGSANTQLTFNLFLTVLGPIVLILLVVNVGLLLLFYRKSFRQHSLKVPLQHLEEEARSYIQNPRRAIAILIIFILTLLAFISQNWIGIETPVIALSGAVLMLLVSTRSQWRTGEIWREIEWETVLFFIGLFILVGGLVDTGWISLGATQLLELTNGNLGFAAMIILWITGLVSAAIDNIPWVATMIPLIQEAGVQMNADAPAVLNPLWWALSLGACIGGNGTLIGASSNLLVAAIAHREKHHFSYMEFLKVGLPLTLISLAIASAYLYFIIL; encoded by the coding sequence ATGCAACCGACAGCGTTGATGAGTTCATGGCAGCCTGTGGCAGCGATTGTGATCTTTTTGATCATATATGCAGTTTGGATGACCGATCGGATCAGTAGAGCGTTAGTTGCGTTAGCAGGAGCTCTGATTTTTCTTGTGATTGGTATTGTGCATTGGCAAGATGCTTATATGATGCATATCCAGTGGAATACGATCTTTCTCTGGATCGGTATGATGCTCATTGCGGCTGTGATGAATCGAAGTGGCTTGATACCGTATGCAGCGATCTATAGTCTGAAATGGACGAAAGGCGGGCCTGTACGGGTTATGCTTTTGCTGACCTGTTTGACTGCTATTGGTTCAGCACTGTTAGATAGTGTCACGATGGTATTATTGATCGTACCGGTCACATTTGTGATTACTCGTAAATTAGAGCTGAATCCTGTTCCTTTTTTGATTGCTGAGATTTTGGTGAGTAATCTGGGCGGTGCTGCGACATTGATTGGGCACCCGGTGAATATTTGGATCGGATCAGCTAATACTCAGTTGACTTTTAATTTATTTCTGACAGTACTTGGACCTATTGTACTTATATTATTGGTTGTAAATGTAGGACTGTTATTGTTGTTTTATCGCAAATCATTCCGGCAACACTCACTCAAGGTTCCACTGCAACATTTGGAGGAAGAAGCGCGTTCTTATATTCAGAACCCTCGTCGCGCAATAGCGATATTGATTATATTTATATTGACGTTGCTTGCGTTTATAAGTCAGAACTGGATAGGCATTGAGACTCCTGTGATTGCTTTAAGCGGCGCTGTATTGATGCTGTTAGTCAGCACTCGATCCCAGTGGCGTACTGGCGAAATCTGGCGTGAGATCGAATGGGAAACCGTTTTGTTTTTTATCGGGCTATTTATATTGGTAGGCGGTCTAGTCGATACAGGATGGATTAGTCTGGGAGCTACACAATTATTAGAATTAACGAATGGAAATCTGGGATTTGCAGCGATGATTATATTGTGGATAACAGGTCTGGTATCTGCGGCGATTGATAATATCCCATGGGTTGCGACGATGATTCCTTTAATTCAAGAAGCAGGAGTGCAAATGAATGCAGATGCGCCTGCTGTGCTTAACCCTCTCTGGTGGGCTTTATCCCTAGGTGCTTGTATTGGTGGAAATGGAACATTAATCGGTGCTTCTTCCAATCTATTGGTCGCTGCTATAGCTCATCGTGAAAAACATCATTTTAGTTATATGGAATTTTTGAAAGTAGGATTACCATTAACACTTATTTCTTTGGCAATAGCTTCTGCTTATCTTTATTTTATTATCTTGTGA
- the queA gene encoding tRNA preQ1(34) S-adenosylmethionine ribosyltransferase-isomerase QueA, protein MKVDVYDFELPEHLIAQVPLQDRTASRLLTLNKQTGEVRHQHFGEILDYLHEGDTLILNDTRVIPARLFGIKRDTGAKAEVLLLTQLEGDRWEALVKPGKKLKKGAVIDFGGELEAVIEEESDMGMRVLSFRYEGIFQEILDRLGEMPLPPYIKEKLDDRERYQTVYAKHEGSAAAPTAGLHFTKELLDQIVAKGVQVGFVTLHVGLGTFRPMSVETVEEHVMHEEFYSLSAETAQLLNETKARGGRIIAVGTTSARTLETVAREAKGQLIEVSSGWTQIFIYPGHEFGLVDAMVTNFHLPKSTLVMLVSALAGREHIMDAYQQAVAEEYRFFSFGDAMFIY, encoded by the coding sequence ATGAAAGTAGATGTATATGATTTTGAATTACCAGAGCATTTGATTGCTCAAGTTCCATTGCAAGATCGAACAGCTTCACGCTTGCTTACTTTAAACAAACAAACAGGTGAAGTCAGACATCAGCATTTTGGTGAAATTTTAGATTATTTACATGAAGGCGATACATTGATTTTGAATGATACACGTGTAATTCCAGCTCGTCTATTTGGGATCAAACGTGATACAGGTGCTAAAGCAGAAGTATTGTTATTAACTCAACTGGAAGGTGATCGTTGGGAAGCACTAGTAAAACCAGGTAAAAAGCTGAAAAAAGGCGCTGTTATTGATTTTGGCGGTGAGCTGGAAGCCGTAATAGAAGAAGAATCGGATATGGGGATGCGTGTATTGTCTTTCCGATATGAAGGGATTTTTCAAGAAATCCTAGATCGTCTAGGAGAAATGCCACTTCCTCCATATATTAAAGAAAAGTTAGATGATCGTGAACGTTATCAGACGGTATATGCAAAACATGAAGGTTCCGCAGCTGCACCAACAGCCGGGCTTCATTTTACAAAAGAATTGTTAGATCAAATTGTAGCCAAAGGTGTACAGGTAGGCTTTGTGACTTTGCATGTTGGATTAGGTACATTCCGTCCTATGTCTGTCGAAACGGTTGAAGAACATGTGATGCATGAAGAGTTTTACTCATTGTCTGCTGAGACGGCTCAATTGTTAAATGAAACGAAAGCGCGCGGTGGCCGTATTATTGCTGTAGGTACAACTTCTGCACGTACACTGGAAACTGTAGCTCGTGAAGCAAAAGGGCAATTGATCGAAGTTTCTAGTGGCTGGACGCAGATTTTTATTTATCCAGGACATGAGTTTGGTCTGGTTGATGCAATGGTTACGAATTTCCATTTGCCTAAATCTACCTTGGTCATGTTAGTCAGTGCATTAGCTGGACGAGAGCATATTATGGATGCTTATCAGCAGGCAGTAGCTGAGGAGTATCGCTTTTTCAGCTTTGGTGATGCGATGTTTATTTATTAG
- a CDS encoding post-transcriptional regulator, with product MAMEELTNAELTEVIETLCESKAEEFRLLGYENVTSDEIWDCLGHKYDKQGMPKLHELVSDILSMRVNQFMNYVTMSSYKSAPDTWNQAPLDQS from the coding sequence ATGGCGATGGAAGAATTGACCAATGCCGAGCTTACTGAAGTAATTGAGACATTATGCGAAAGTAAAGCAGAAGAATTTCGTCTGCTTGGCTACGAAAATGTGACTTCAGATGAGATATGGGATTGCCTCGGCCACAAATATGATAAGCAGGGGATGCCCAAACTTCATGAGTTGGTTAGTGACATTTTGTCGATGAGGGTAAATCAGTTTATGAATTATGTAACAATGTCATCTTATAAAAGCGCACCAGATACTTGGAACCAGGCACCGTTGGATCAATCATAA
- the yajC gene encoding preprotein translocase subunit YajC, which yields MFETAAAAGGTGGIWGAILPFVFMFVIFYFLLIRPQQKKQKQRKMMLNTLSKGDKVVTIGGLHGTIAEITDDIVVLRVNDVTKLTFDRASISHATGEKAPVLTK from the coding sequence ATGTTTGAAACAGCAGCAGCTGCAGGTGGAACAGGCGGTATCTGGGGAGCAATCCTTCCATTTGTATTTATGTTCGTTATTTTTTACTTCTTACTGATTCGTCCGCAACAAAAGAAACAAAAGCAACGTAAAATGATGTTAAATACATTGTCTAAAGGTGATAAAGTGGTAACGATCGGTGGATTGCACGGTACGATTGCTGAAATCACAGACGATATCGTTGTTTTGCGCGTAAACGATGTTACTAAATTAACATTTGATCGTGCTTCAATCAGTCATGCAACAGGCGAAAAAGCACCTGTTTTGACTAAATAA
- the secD gene encoding protein translocase subunit SecD encodes MKRIISFVVVMLVVAGVIGATTPLFKDVRLGLDLKGGFEILYQATPTTQGEQVTRESLLQTAKSLEQRANALGTSEPEITTEGTDRIRLKIAGVTDEATVRQTMKEPAELTFRSADGCTTDSSAKKDEATSKSTSSTKKSDATSKSTSKDSNEVSTQSAGATQEINVDPTTGEATTAPGDTYNGAAEQDPAAQDPLKVYCKVELTGNDFTENGASISYTQLNEPQIAIKLKDASKFAEITKRLTGQNLAIFLNDQLLSAPRVQGELSDGTAVITGTYTQEEAQQLKDQINLGALPLKLTEVYSQSVGATLGQQSLKDTLLAGVIGSILILLFMALVYRVPGLIAGFCIIVHTWLLVMIFIAGDFTLTLPGIAAFILGVGMGVDANIITYERIKDELRSGKSLLSAFKAGGRNSFGTIMDANITTIIAGAVMFALGTGAVKGFALVLILNIIVSILTNVFFSRFLLSLLLKGKIITKAKSFGVKESERSAL; translated from the coding sequence ATGAAAAGAATCATCAGCTTCGTAGTCGTTATGCTCGTCGTTGCTGGCGTTATTGGCGCAACGACACCGTTATTTAAGGATGTTCGTTTAGGACTGGATCTTAAAGGCGGTTTCGAGATTTTGTATCAGGCTACGCCAACCACGCAGGGGGAACAAGTCACCAGGGAATCATTATTGCAAACAGCAAAAAGTTTGGAACAACGTGCAAATGCTTTGGGAACCAGTGAACCAGAAATTACAACAGAGGGTACAGATCGTATTCGTCTGAAAATTGCTGGAGTTACAGACGAAGCAACAGTTCGCCAAACGATGAAAGAACCAGCGGAATTAACATTCCGTAGCGCAGATGGCTGTACAACAGATTCTTCTGCGAAAAAAGATGAAGCAACAAGCAAATCTACAAGTAGCACTAAAAAATCTGATGCTACGAGTAAATCGACTTCCAAAGACAGCAATGAAGTATCGACTCAATCGGCAGGAGCAACACAAGAAATTAATGTTGATCCAACGACTGGAGAAGCTACAACTGCCCCTGGAGATACATACAATGGCGCAGCAGAGCAGGATCCAGCAGCACAAGATCCGCTTAAAGTATATTGTAAAGTAGAATTGACAGGTAATGATTTCACAGAAAATGGAGCATCTATTTCGTACACTCAACTGAATGAGCCACAAATTGCGATTAAGTTGAAAGATGCAAGCAAATTTGCTGAGATCACTAAACGTTTGACAGGTCAAAACTTAGCTATTTTCCTAAATGATCAATTGCTTTCTGCTCCTAGAGTACAAGGTGAACTTTCAGACGGAACAGCTGTTATTACAGGTACGTATACACAAGAAGAAGCACAACAATTGAAAGACCAGATCAACTTGGGTGCTTTGCCACTTAAATTGACAGAAGTGTATTCACAAAGTGTTGGCGCAACATTAGGTCAACAATCGTTGAAAGATACATTGCTTGCAGGTGTTATTGGTTCGATCTTGATCCTGTTATTTATGGCTCTAGTCTATCGTGTGCCTGGTCTTATTGCAGGTTTCTGTATTATCGTTCATACATGGTTGTTGGTTATGATCTTTATTGCAGGTGACTTTACATTAACCTTGCCAGGTATTGCAGCATTTATTCTCGGGGTTGGTATGGGTGTAGATGCGAATATTATTACCTACGAACGGATCAAAGATGAACTTCGTAGTGGTAAGAGCTTATTGTCTGCATTCAAAGCAGGTGGACGTAATTCATTCGGAACAATTATGGATGCTAATATCACAACGATTATTGCTGGTGCTGTAATGTTCGCATTAGGTACAGGGGCAGTAAAAGGTTTTGCATTAGTATTGATTCTTAATATCATAGTAAGTATCTTGACGAATGTGTTCTTCTCTCGCTT